The following proteins are co-located in the bacterium genome:
- a CDS encoding phosphoribosylanthranilate isomerase encodes MVKIKICGITNLEDALECTKLGVEALGFIFAESKRKISQEVAKEIISQLPPFVTTVGVFVNEEQRRVEEVAQYCHLDVLQFHGDESFQYCQRFINYKIIKSFLVKERDSLKKIRRFLVSAYLFDTFEEGIYGGTGRSFNWQILKGNSFEKPIIISGGLNSQNVTSCLELLNPYAIDVGSGVEKYPGKKDKEKLKEFIKKVRDLNKV; translated from the coding sequence ATGGTTAAGATAAAAATATGTGGAATTACTAACTTAGAAGATGCCTTGGAATGTACTAAATTAGGAGTAGAGGCTTTAGGATTTATCTTTGCGGAAAGTAAGAGAAAGATTAGTCAAGAAGTAGCTAAAGAGATAATTAGCCAACTTCCTCCTTTTGTAACCACGGTAGGTGTTTTTGTTAATGAAGAACAAAGAAGAGTAGAGGAGGTAGCTCAGTATTGCCATTTAGATGTTTTGCAATTTCATGGAGATGAGTCCTTTCAATATTGCCAAAGGTTTATAAACTATAAGATTATAAAAAGTTTTTTAGTTAAAGAAAGAGATTCTTTAAAAAAAATTCGTCGGTTTTTAGTTTCGGCTTATTTATTTGATACTTTTGAAGAAGGAATTTACGGAGGGACGGGCAGGAGTTTTAATTGGCAGATTTTAAAAGGAAATTCTTTTGAGAAACCTATTATTATTAGTGGGGGATTAAATTCTCAAAATGTTACCTCTTGTCTGGAATTATTAAATCCTTATGCGATAGATGTTGGTAGTGGTGTAGAGAAGTATCCAGGAAAGAAAGATAAGGAAAAGTTAAAAGAGTTTATTAAAAAAGTCAGGGACTTAAATAAGGTCTAA
- the trpC gene encoding indole-3-glycerol phosphate synthase TrpC, whose translation MFLNKIVSHKYQEVAGKRQRVPLEKLLAKIGERLPLRDFKEAISNKEEGRINIIAEIKKASPSIGMIREDLDILEIARQYELAGAKAISVVTEKNFFKGDLLNLFKVKEVSKLPILSKDFIIDKYQIAEAALYGADAVLLIAAILSKEEIDNFLLFTKELGLSCLVEVHKEEELDKVLSTKAEIIGINNRNLHTFAIDKNTTFKLHFKIPKDKIVISESGINSVEDLILLEEKGIDAVLIGEVLLRSNDPGAKIKELLRA comes from the coding sequence TTGTTTTTAAATAAGATAGTTTCTCATAAATACCAAGAAGTTGCTGGCAAAAGACAAAGGGTCCCTTTAGAAAAACTACTGGCAAAGATAGGGGAACGGTTACCATTACGAGATTTTAAAGAAGCCATTTCTAATAAAGAAGAGGGAAGGATTAATATCATTGCTGAAATAAAAAAAGCTTCTCCTTCTATAGGAATGATTAGAGAAGATTTAGATATCTTAGAGATAGCCAGACAGTATGAATTAGCTGGAGCCAAAGCTATTTCTGTAGTCACAGAGAAAAACTTTTTTAAAGGAGATTTGCTTAATTTATTTAAAGTCAAAGAAGTTTCTAAGCTTCCTATTTTAAGTAAGGATTTTATTATTGATAAATATCAAATTGCAGAAGCTGCTCTTTATGGAGCAGACGCTGTCTTGTTAATTGCAGCTATTTTATCTAAAGAAGAGATCGATAATTTCTTGCTCTTTACCAAGGAGTTAGGTTTATCTTGTTTAGTAGAAGTTCACAAAGAAGAAGAATTAGATAAAGTCTTATCTACTAAGGCAGAAATTATTGGTATTAATAATAGAAATTTACATACTTTTGCTATAGATAAAAATACTACTTTTAAATTGCACTTTAAGATTCCTAAAGATAAAATTGTGATTAGCGAGAGTGGGATAAACTCGGTAGAAGATCTTATTCTTTTGGAAGAGAAAGGAATTGATGCGGTCCTGATAGGAGAGGTTTTGTTAAGAAGTAATGATCCAGGAGCTAAGATAAAAGAGTTATTAAGAGCTTAA